A single window of Engraulis encrasicolus isolate BLACKSEA-1 chromosome 20, IST_EnEncr_1.0, whole genome shotgun sequence DNA harbors:
- the LOC134435889 gene encoding apolipoprotein A-IV-like → MRLSGAVVLVLISAACHGYEAHVLVEGVPLELWGLEEGAEPWDALRELGAEMHRAFKHAVGGEVSNEISEGVDMAVRLGLSLVSEVRDSSEGVWEQISEEAERLASQLEEETRRRVVAIESHAEAYASEVRRKIDQNLLEIQRNTVPVVHTFRGQLEQTALNIRKSAQSLLGGFATLWESE, encoded by the exons ATGAGGTTGTCTGGAGCGGTCGTGCTGGTGTTGATCAGCG CGGCCTGTCATGGCTATGAGGCGCACGTGTTGGTGGAGGGCGTGCCGCTGGAGCTGTGGGGGCTGGAGGAGGGGGCAGAGCCCTGGGACGCCCTGAGGGAGCTGGGGGCCGAGATGCACCGCGCCTTCAAACACGCCGTGGGCGGCGAAGTCAG CAATGAGATCTCGGAGGGTGTGGACATGGCGGTGCGTCTGGGCCTATCGCTGGTGAGCGAGGTGCGGGACTCGAGCGAGGGCGTGTGGGAGCAGATCTCGGAGGAGGCGGAGCGGCTGGCCagccagctggaggaggagacgcGGCGGCGCGTGGTGGCCATCGAGAGCCACGCCGAGGCCTACGCCAGCGAG GTGCGGCGTAAGATCGACCAGAACCTGCTGGAGATCCAGAGGAACACGGTGCCCGTGGTGCACACCTTCCGCGGACAGCTGGAGCAGACCGCCCTCAACATCCGCAAGAGCGCCCAGTCACTCCTCGGAGGCTTCGCCACACTCTGGGAGTCCGAGTGA